In Paraburkholderia caballeronis, the following proteins share a genomic window:
- a CDS encoding aromatic ring-hydroxylating oxygenase subunit alpha, with translation MQNDAAVDDVIWNDWHPVAALSALEARAAAAGGPRGTPVDSTRLLGIDVAIGAGADARWCVWRLDNGASCHALARYGVLWACVGEPSRDLVAIPEADEPDRRLLHAGAFRVHVSGLRAVENFLDMGHFPFVHTGYLGVEPYTEVAPYRVEHDEVRHELYAYDCRFYQPRAAMTADTGIDVRYVYRVARPYCAILYKTCPPQPERFDVIALFVQPVDEEWCVAHTVMSYLDDSSADDALRGFQQTIFAQDIKILVNQVPKRLPLGTGDEHPVRADSMSVAYRRWLGAQRVTYGTTHGR, from the coding sequence ATGCAGAACGATGCCGCCGTCGACGACGTGATCTGGAACGACTGGCATCCGGTCGCCGCGCTGTCCGCGCTCGAAGCGCGGGCCGCGGCGGCGGGCGGCCCGCGCGGTACGCCGGTCGACAGCACGCGGCTGCTCGGCATCGACGTCGCGATCGGCGCAGGCGCCGACGCACGCTGGTGCGTATGGCGGCTCGACAACGGCGCGTCGTGCCACGCGCTCGCGCGCTACGGCGTGTTGTGGGCGTGCGTCGGCGAGCCGTCGCGCGACCTCGTCGCGATCCCCGAGGCCGACGAGCCGGACCGCCGCCTGCTGCACGCGGGCGCGTTCCGCGTGCACGTGAGCGGCCTGCGCGCGGTCGAGAACTTTCTCGACATGGGACATTTCCCGTTCGTGCATACCGGTTATCTCGGCGTCGAGCCGTACACCGAGGTAGCGCCGTACCGGGTCGAGCACGACGAGGTCCGGCACGAACTGTACGCATACGACTGCCGCTTCTATCAGCCGCGCGCGGCGATGACCGCCGATACCGGCATCGACGTGCGCTATGTGTACCGCGTCGCGCGCCCGTATTGCGCGATCCTGTACAAGACCTGCCCGCCGCAGCCGGAGCGCTTCGACGTGATCGCGCTGTTCGTGCAGCCGGTCGACGAGGAGTGGTGCGTCGCGCACACCGTGATGAGCTATCTGGACGACAGCAGCGCCGACGACGCGTTGCGCGGCTTCCAGCAGACGATCTTCGCGCAGGACATCAAGATCCTCGTGAACCAGGTGCCGAAGCGTCTGCCGCTCGGCACCGGCGACGAGCATCCGGTGCGCGCCGACTCGATGTCGGTCGCATACCGGCGCTGGCTCGGCGCGCAGCGCGTGACCTACGGAACGACTCATGGACGCTAG
- a CDS encoding BMP family ABC transporter substrate-binding protein, producing MTERFILRRLFVRAALSLAAAATLAVGASSPAAAAGPLGVSIVYLGNPGDAGWTHAHDLGIAAAEKTLGPQIKVTRIENVPENADAERVFRDRAAKGDKVVIGTSFGYMDAMLRVSRDFPDTVFLHCSGYKSAPNFGNFNGKVYESAYLAGVVAGYVSKSHVLGFVGSVPIPEVVRNIDAFALGARSVAPQTVVKVVWVSSWFDPGKERQAAETLVGLGADVLMQNTDSTATMAVAEQRGVHAFGWDSDMSRWGPHAHLGSVAYDWGIYYTKAIDEIRSGTWTSKPVYWGVKEGITDLVNVNPAAVPPEAQRALAERRAALVAGRIDPFAGPLKDQSGKLRVAANATLSATDANRLDWFVEGVDGKLVQ from the coding sequence ATGACCGAACGCTTCATCCTTCGCCGCCTTTTCGTGCGCGCGGCGCTGTCGCTCGCGGCCGCCGCCACGCTCGCCGTCGGCGCGTCGTCGCCCGCCGCGGCGGCCGGGCCGCTCGGCGTGTCCATCGTCTATCTCGGCAACCCCGGCGACGCCGGCTGGACCCATGCGCACGATCTCGGCATCGCCGCCGCCGAAAAGACGCTCGGTCCGCAGATCAAGGTCACGCGCATCGAGAACGTGCCGGAGAACGCCGACGCGGAGCGCGTGTTCCGCGACCGCGCGGCGAAGGGCGACAAGGTGGTGATCGGCACGTCGTTCGGCTACATGGATGCGATGCTGCGCGTGTCGCGCGACTTCCCGGACACGGTGTTCCTGCATTGCTCCGGCTACAAGAGCGCGCCGAACTTCGGCAACTTCAACGGCAAGGTGTACGAGTCCGCGTATCTGGCGGGCGTCGTCGCCGGTTATGTGTCGAAGTCGCACGTGCTCGGCTTCGTCGGCTCGGTGCCGATTCCGGAGGTCGTGCGCAACATCGACGCGTTCGCGCTAGGCGCGCGGTCGGTCGCGCCGCAGACGGTCGTGAAGGTCGTGTGGGTCAGCAGCTGGTTCGATCCGGGCAAGGAACGCCAGGCGGCCGAAACGCTGGTCGGCCTCGGCGCGGACGTGCTGATGCAGAACACCGATTCGACCGCGACGATGGCGGTTGCCGAGCAGCGCGGCGTGCATGCGTTCGGCTGGGATTCGGACATGAGCCGCTGGGGGCCGCACGCGCATCTCGGCTCGGTCGCGTACGACTGGGGCATTTATTATACGAAGGCGATCGACGAGATCCGCAGCGGCACGTGGACCAGCAAGCCGGTGTACTGGGGCGTGAAGGAAGGCATCACCGACCTCGTCAATGTGAACCCGGCCGCGGTGCCGCCCGAAGCGCAGCGCGCGCTTGCGGAGCGGCGCGCGGCGCTGGTCGCGGGGCGCATCGATCCGTTCGCCGGTCCGCTGAAGGATCAGAGCGGCAAGCTGCGGGTCGCCGCGAACGCCACGCTGTCCGCCACCGACGCGAACCGGCTCGACTGGTTCGTCGAGGGCGTGGACGGCAAGCTCGTGCAATGA
- a CDS encoding alpha/beta fold hydrolase, which yields MTAARNTAAGMLLVHGAWQGSWAWDAWLPELAARGWPAHAVDLPGNGADPQRDAAHPAVSLQTYVDALQAGLAAFDGPAVVVAHSGAGVPVSQLAEALPDKVACIVYVAGMMLPSGLGYADFVEASAADVPGAEGIAPYLLWSDDRATTEVPPQAALDVFLHDCPPDAARRAAAKLTPQRESGRALVATLTDERFGRVPRIYVEALRDRSVLLPLQRRMQALVPGALVRSIDCGHVPQLARPAELADLVGDALARLGIVAPSTLSSTTGTLS from the coding sequence ATGACGGCGGCGCGTAACACGGCAGCCGGCATGCTGCTGGTCCACGGCGCGTGGCAGGGTAGCTGGGCATGGGATGCATGGCTGCCGGAACTGGCCGCGCGCGGCTGGCCCGCGCACGCGGTGGATCTGCCCGGCAACGGCGCCGACCCGCAACGGGACGCCGCCCATCCAGCGGTGTCGCTGCAAACGTACGTCGATGCGCTGCAAGCCGGACTCGCGGCGTTCGACGGCCCGGCCGTCGTGGTCGCGCACAGCGGCGCGGGCGTGCCGGTGTCGCAGCTTGCGGAGGCGTTGCCGGACAAGGTCGCGTGCATCGTGTACGTCGCCGGCATGATGCTGCCGTCCGGCCTCGGTTACGCGGACTTCGTCGAAGCGAGCGCCGCCGACGTGCCGGGCGCCGAAGGCATCGCGCCCTACCTGTTATGGTCCGACGACCGCGCGACAACGGAAGTGCCGCCGCAGGCCGCGCTGGACGTGTTCCTGCACGACTGCCCGCCCGACGCCGCAAGGCGCGCGGCCGCGAAGCTCACGCCGCAGCGGGAGAGCGGCCGCGCGCTGGTCGCGACGCTGACCGACGAACGTTTCGGCCGCGTGCCGCGCATTTATGTCGAGGCGCTGCGCGACCGGTCGGTGCTGCTGCCGTTGCAGCGCCGGATGCAGGCGCTGGTGCCGGGCGCGCTCGTGCGTTCGATCGACTGCGGACACGTGCCGCAACTCGCGCGTCCCGCCGAACTGGCGGACCTTGTCGGCGACGCGCTCGCCCGCCTCGGCATCGTTGCGCCGTCCACTCTTTCGTCCACCACCGGAACCCTGTCATGA
- a CDS encoding isopenicillin N synthase family dioxygenase, producing the protein MSEVLSAREVPRTSLPVIDVAGLASGDPRVRAAVGAALHAACIDKGFFYISNHGVPRELIDDARNEAELFFGQDEADKRLVDKALSFCNRGYEPLRGQVLEAGTPPDLKEGFYIGNELPLDHPRVVARAFNCGPNQWPPQRAAFRPAMERYFDALYALSVRLTRGLALSLALPEDHFDAFCDDAMATLRLLHYPPQPPHALPDQKGCGAHTDFGCLTLLWQDANGGLQVQDGDGSWIHVPPLPDTFVVNLGDLIARWTNGRYRSTLHRVVNASGRERYSIPFFFTGRPDYVVACLPGCAADGEAPLHPPITVVEHLEACYRRTYG; encoded by the coding sequence ATGTCAGAAGTGCTTTCCGCGCGCGAGGTGCCGCGCACCAGTCTGCCGGTGATCGACGTAGCGGGCCTTGCATCGGGCGATCCGCGAGTGCGCGCGGCGGTCGGCGCGGCGCTGCATGCGGCGTGTATCGACAAGGGGTTCTTCTACATCTCGAACCACGGCGTCCCGCGCGAGCTGATCGACGACGCGCGCAACGAGGCCGAACTGTTCTTCGGCCAGGACGAAGCGGACAAGCGGCTCGTCGACAAGGCGCTGTCGTTCTGCAACCGCGGTTATGAGCCGCTGCGCGGCCAGGTGCTGGAGGCGGGCACGCCGCCGGACCTGAAGGAGGGGTTCTACATCGGCAACGAACTGCCGCTCGACCATCCGCGCGTCGTCGCGCGCGCGTTCAACTGCGGGCCGAACCAGTGGCCGCCGCAGCGCGCCGCGTTCCGCCCGGCGATGGAGCGGTACTTCGATGCGCTTTACGCGCTGTCGGTGCGGCTCACGCGCGGGCTCGCGCTGTCGCTGGCGTTGCCGGAAGACCATTTCGACGCGTTCTGCGACGACGCGATGGCCACGCTGCGGCTGCTGCACTATCCGCCTCAGCCGCCGCACGCGTTGCCGGACCAGAAGGGCTGCGGCGCGCACACCGACTTCGGCTGCCTGACGCTGCTGTGGCAGGACGCGAACGGCGGCTTGCAGGTGCAGGACGGCGACGGCTCGTGGATCCACGTGCCGCCGCTGCCGGACACGTTCGTCGTCAATCTCGGCGACCTGATCGCGCGCTGGACCAACGGCCGTTACCGCTCGACGCTGCATCGCGTGGTCAACGCATCGGGCCGCGAGCGTTATTCGATTCCGTTCTTCTTCACCGGCCGTCCGGACTACGTGGTGGCGTGCCTGCCGGGCTGCGCGGCCGACGGCGAAGCGCCGCTGCATCCGCCCATCACGGTCGTCGAGCATCTCGAAGCGTGCTACCGGAGAACCTACGGATGA
- a CDS encoding LysR family transcriptional regulator: MPKPTVPDALASHIHARSLRYFDAIRRYGSIREAARQLHVASSAVNRQLLKLEAEVGTPLFERLAGGLSLTAAGEVFARHVITVLQDARRFESEMDALRGIRRGEIGIVTVEGLNSSFLPNLIERMLTRYPAIQFRVRTAGSASIPRTILDGDADLGLAFSLPQTGGLQQLAVGRFQLGAIVAVDHPLAGETAVTFAQCARYPLILGNAQLSISGLLAPLIRRYGKPLQLVLESDSIELMRRMAARGHGVGFQTRLGLERDLADRTLVHIPLRAPRALVSELGAYARAGRTLTPALDAFVRLLAEAIAEREDDEPDV; the protein is encoded by the coding sequence ATGCCGAAGCCCACCGTCCCCGATGCGCTCGCATCGCATATCCACGCGCGCTCGCTGCGCTACTTCGATGCGATCCGCCGCTACGGCTCGATCCGCGAGGCGGCGCGACAACTGCACGTCGCGTCGTCGGCGGTGAACCGGCAACTGCTGAAGCTCGAAGCGGAAGTCGGCACGCCGCTGTTCGAGCGGCTGGCCGGCGGACTGTCGCTGACCGCGGCCGGCGAGGTGTTCGCGCGTCACGTAATCACCGTGTTGCAGGACGCGCGCCGCTTCGAGAGCGAGATGGACGCGCTGCGCGGCATCCGGCGCGGCGAGATCGGCATCGTGACCGTCGAGGGGCTCAACTCCAGCTTCCTGCCGAACCTGATCGAGCGGATGCTGACGCGTTATCCGGCGATCCAGTTTCGCGTGCGCACGGCCGGCTCCGCGTCGATCCCGCGGACGATCCTCGACGGCGACGCCGACCTCGGCCTCGCGTTCTCGCTGCCGCAGACCGGCGGGTTGCAGCAGCTTGCGGTCGGGCGCTTCCAGCTCGGCGCGATCGTCGCGGTCGATCATCCGCTCGCGGGCGAAACGGCGGTCACGTTCGCGCAGTGCGCGCGTTATCCGCTGATTCTCGGCAACGCGCAACTGTCGATCAGCGGGCTGCTCGCGCCGCTGATCCGCCGCTACGGCAAGCCGTTGCAACTGGTGCTCGAAAGCGACTCGATCGAGTTGATGCGGCGGATGGCGGCGCGCGGCCACGGCGTCGGGTTCCAGACGCGGCTCGGCCTGGAGCGCGATCTGGCGGACCGCACGCTGGTCCATATCCCGTTGCGCGCGCCACGTGCGCTGGTGTCCGAACTGGGCGCCTACGCGCGCGCGGGCCGCACGCTGACGCCGGCGCTCGATGCGTTCGTGCGGCTGCTCGCGGAGGCGATCGCGGAGCGCGAGGACGATGAGCCCGACGTTTAG
- a CDS encoding TonB-dependent receptor, producing the protein MSFLHPNFSAAQPARTTAGRAAILAAIAAAFSFPALAAAQQSDPNPPANSTLPAVKVSGERAALPGDLAPTFGGGQVARGGDFGVLGQQKNIDVPFSMTTYTSKLIEDQQARTLADVLDNDPAVRSAYGFGNFSQVIVIRGFELEGDDISLNGLYGVTPRQLVATDALERVDVFKGANAFLNGASPAGSAIGGGVNLQLKRADDKPLTRVTFEGTGSGELGAHVDIGRRFGSEDQFGIRVNQANHDGETSIDGEHRRDNTTAVSLDWRGDRLRLYGDFLYQRQRVDGGRPTVNVDGTFVPAPPSATYNYGQTWSYSSLEDTVGILRAEYDFVPGWTAYVTGGARHTNEHGEYSSPTVGDTGTTAYRLGVPHQEDATSAEAGVRGRFSTGPVSHFVTAGASIVRVDSQSAYTFSDTFDTDLYNTPQVAFPPTTLSGGNLSDPQTVALTLLRSVSVSDTLGFLNDRVLFTVGLRHQSLVANNFDYSGNQTEAYNDSITTPVFGLVVKPWQNVAFFANRSEALAAGAQAPTNAANFGAMLPPERSKQYEVGAKYDNGKFGASLAAFQIEKPMTFTNSADLFVADGNERHRGIEASVFGEPYRGVRVIAGATYINARQLDTQDGTTDGKQPIGVPSFIFNVGAEYDVPMLNGLTLTARWIHTGPQYLNVTNTLSIPAWDRFDLGARYATVLFGKPTTFRASVLNIANKSYWASTMGGYLTQGAPRTFLLSMTTDF; encoded by the coding sequence ATGTCTTTCCTGCACCCGAACTTCTCTGCCGCCCAACCCGCGCGGACCACGGCGGGCCGTGCGGCGATCCTCGCCGCGATCGCGGCCGCATTCAGCTTCCCGGCGCTCGCCGCCGCGCAGCAGTCCGACCCGAACCCGCCCGCGAACAGCACGCTGCCGGCGGTCAAGGTGTCGGGCGAGCGGGCCGCGCTGCCGGGCGACCTCGCGCCGACGTTCGGCGGCGGCCAGGTGGCGCGCGGCGGCGACTTCGGCGTGCTCGGTCAGCAGAAGAACATCGACGTGCCGTTCAGCATGACGACGTACACGTCGAAGCTGATCGAGGACCAGCAGGCGCGCACGCTTGCTGACGTGCTCGACAACGATCCGGCGGTGCGCAGCGCATACGGCTTCGGCAACTTCTCGCAGGTGATCGTGATTCGCGGCTTCGAGCTGGAGGGCGACGACATTTCGCTGAACGGCCTGTACGGCGTCACGCCGCGCCAGCTGGTGGCGACCGACGCGCTCGAACGCGTCGACGTGTTCAAGGGCGCGAATGCGTTCCTGAACGGCGCGTCGCCGGCCGGTTCGGCGATCGGCGGCGGCGTGAACCTGCAACTGAAGCGCGCGGACGACAAACCGCTGACGCGCGTGACGTTCGAAGGCACCGGCTCGGGCGAACTGGGCGCGCACGTCGACATCGGCCGCCGTTTCGGCAGCGAGGATCAGTTCGGCATCCGCGTGAACCAGGCGAACCACGACGGCGAAACGAGCATCGACGGCGAGCACCGCCGCGACAACACGACGGCCGTGTCGCTCGACTGGCGCGGCGACAGGCTGCGGCTGTACGGCGACTTCCTGTACCAGCGCCAGCGCGTCGACGGCGGCCGTCCGACCGTGAACGTCGACGGCACCTTCGTGCCCGCGCCGCCGTCCGCGACGTACAACTACGGCCAGACGTGGAGCTACTCATCGCTGGAGGACACGGTCGGCATCCTGCGCGCCGAGTACGACTTCGTGCCGGGCTGGACCGCATACGTGACCGGCGGCGCGCGCCACACGAACGAGCACGGCGAATACTCGTCGCCGACCGTCGGCGACACCGGCACGACCGCCTACCGCCTCGGCGTGCCGCACCAGGAAGACGCGACGTCGGCCGAGGCCGGCGTGCGCGGGCGTTTCTCGACCGGCCCGGTTTCGCACTTCGTGACGGCTGGCGCGTCGATCGTGCGCGTGGATTCGCAGTCCGCGTACACGTTCAGCGACACGTTCGACACCGACCTGTACAACACGCCGCAAGTCGCGTTTCCGCCGACGACATTGTCGGGCGGCAACCTGTCCGATCCGCAGACGGTGGCGCTGACGCTGCTGCGCAGCGTGTCGGTGTCCGACACGCTCGGCTTCCTGAACGACCGCGTGCTGTTCACGGTCGGCCTGCGCCACCAGTCGCTCGTCGCGAACAACTTCGACTACTCGGGCAACCAGACCGAGGCGTACAACGACTCGATCACGACGCCGGTGTTCGGCCTCGTCGTGAAGCCGTGGCAGAACGTGGCGTTCTTCGCGAACCGCAGCGAGGCGCTGGCGGCCGGCGCGCAGGCGCCGACCAACGCGGCCAACTTCGGCGCGATGCTGCCGCCGGAGCGCTCGAAGCAGTACGAAGTCGGCGCGAAGTACGACAACGGCAAGTTCGGCGCGTCGCTCGCGGCGTTCCAGATCGAGAAGCCGATGACGTTCACGAACAGCGCGGACCTCTTCGTCGCGGACGGCAACGAGCGTCACCGCGGCATCGAGGCGTCCGTGTTCGGCGAGCCGTACAGGGGCGTGCGCGTGATCGCCGGCGCGACCTACATCAACGCGCGCCAGCTCGACACGCAGGACGGCACGACCGACGGCAAGCAGCCGATCGGCGTGCCGAGCTTCATCTTCAACGTCGGCGCGGAATACGACGTGCCGATGCTGAACGGGCTCACGCTGACCGCGCGCTGGATCCACACCGGCCCGCAGTACCTGAACGTGACGAACACGCTGTCGATCCCGGCGTGGGACCGCTTCGACCTCGGCGCGCGTTACGCGACGGTGCTGTTCGGCAAGCCGACGACGTTCCGCGCGAGCGTGCTGAACATCGCGAACAAGTCGTACTGGGCGTCGACGATGGGCGGCTACCTGACCCAGGGCGCGCCGCGCACGTTCCTGCTGTCGATGACGACGGACTTCTGA